ACACTTCATTAGCTCTTCAATATCTGATCCCCATCGTGGCCGACTTGGCACTGAACAGCGATGACTGGCCCATCATGAGCTCCGGCAACCCCATCGGGCCGCCGGTAGAGTCGTATGGTAACCCGAGGCCCAGCCCGGCCGACATCATCGGAGCTGGCTCGGGCTCCAACCGCGGCGGCCATTGCTGCAGCGACCCCTCCGGGAACTGCATTTGCATGGGCTCCTAGTGGTGGTGCTGCTGCTGTTGATGCTGACCTGACGACGTCGAcgccgacgacgacgacgacgagatGTCCAGGCCCAGCCCACGCAGGAACGAGGAGCTCGACGAGGTGGCGCCCATCTGCACCGCCTTCTGAAGCAGCGCCATGGCGGACATGTGCGcggacggggacggcgacggcggcgggagCTGCTGCTGCCTGTCAGCCGCGGGGGCCGAGAACTGGGCGGACGCGGCGTCGGTCGCGAGGCACAGCAACGGGGGCTTGGCGGCCAGTGCGCACTCCGGGTACTGCGGCGCCTGGGCCACGGAAGACGGCGCGAACATGCTGCCGAGGAGGCTCTGCGACGTGGCCCAGACGCTGCTGGTGCTGGCACTGACATTGGCGCCGTTGACCGAGGGCGGGGACGGCATCAGCGGCTCCGGCGGCGTGTACTGGACGACGGGCTCAGGCGCAGCAGCGCCGATCTCCCGCTCTGCATGAAGCACAGGAGTCTCAGCAAATCAGCAGCAAGATTCAGATCACAGATAATAAAAGATTAACGTTAAGCGCTAAAAGCTGGTGCAATAGAGAGAGATAGGCCAGAAAGCAACGGGAGGGGGCTGACCATCATTACCTTGCTCCTCGTGCTGCTgcggcgcgggcgccggcggTAGCTGTGGCCCGGCAGGGTGTTTCCTGCAGTTAGCTGCACCTTAACATCTAGTACTGCGGGTTAATTAGAGAAGATGGCAGGGTGTTTCCTGCAAAAGTGCGGACGAAGACCGGTCAAGCCACCTGGCTGCCACTTGTCAAGCTGTGATAGGTTGGGGACTAAATCATCACATCTAGTGCAAGTTGGGGTATGGTGGAGTTACATTTTGCAAGTTTGGGACTAAATCATCACATTCCATGCAAGTTAGGGTACTTGGGGTGCTTTTACCTCTACTTTTTCGCGGGGGCTCGCAGGCCGGGGGCGTACTTGTAGAAGCACCAGCCTCCGCCGAGGCGTAGCACGAGGTGGATCGTGGACTCCTTGTGGACACCGTGGTCGGCCAAGGTGTGGCCGTCCGGCAGCTGCTTCCCCGCGTAGACGAGACGCTGCTGGTCCGGCGAGATTCCTGCGAAGATCCACGGTGCGACACGGGGTAATTAATAAACGGTGTGGCtgctctcttttttttttgcggtgTGGCTGCTCTCGACCTCCAGGGTGGTGGTTGGGCATGGACGACGCACGGTATTACCTTCCTTGTCTTGGATCTTGGACTTGACATCGTCGACGGTGTGGCTGCTCTCGACCTCCAGGGTGGTGGTTGGGCATGGACGACGCACGGTATTACTTTCCTTATCTTGGATCTTGGACTTGACATCGTCGACGGTGTAGCTGCTCTCGACCTTCAGGGTGGTGGTCTTCCCCGTCGGCGTCTTGATGAAGATCTGCATCCGTGACTACTCTCCCCGCCGTACGTGCTTTCTTTCCTCCTTGGTTCTTGCTTCCGTTGCGGTCTTATGCTATTTTGCCGGCGGCCACGTTCCGGTCCGTAGCTCGTGCCTCAAGTTTACATTTTCCCAACGAAAGGAAGCGCGCCCGTCAAGTTACAGAGGCGcaaaaatggtactccctctgttcacttttataaggcTTTATAGATATTTCCAACAGTGTGTAAAACAGCACAATTTTacttgtctgaaacgacttataaaagtgaacggaaagtgaacggagggagtaactacTGCCACGTCTCTCGGCGGGGCAAACGCCACCAGCATTTGTCGTGGGGCTTGACTAAGGAAGGAACCTACGGCCCTTACCAACCGGTCTGTGTAGAAGAATCAGGCCCAGCCAACAAGAGATCATACTACCCGTTTGACACGAACGGAGAGACGACAGTTGTGCAGAAATTTTGCACGATACAGAAGCATTTGATTCCTACGTACAGAGGGTCCCTGACCATTTACCACTCAGATGTGGATCTGGTCCCTTACCGTTGGATCTGGCAAAACTAGGATTCAGCAGCACCTAACGTTTGAGTTTGGGCTACCATGTCCATGTGTTTACCTACTCTTCTTCTGTAACCAGACCTGCCCGACAAGTGACAAGTAGGGTACAAAGGCAACCTCTATATAAGATCCAACTCTGCCGGTCAGCGTCTGCCAGCCGGTTGCTAGAACCGCCACCATCTGCTCATCAGCTTCTAGCAAGCTAGGCACGACGACGTACGGAAGCGATGCCGCCTTGTGAGGAAGAGGAAGTGCCTCGTTCCGGCCCGGCACTCATCGTGGGCGCCACCGGCTACATTGGTCGTTTCGTGGCGGAGGCCTGCCTCGACAGCGGGCGCAGGACCTTCATCCTCGTCCGCCCCGGCAACGCCTGCCCCGCCCGCGCGGCCTCCGTCGACGCGCTCCTACGCAAAGGCGCCTTGGTCGTCGAGGTATCATCATGCAGACACCCATATACTGTATGTAGTACATATGTTCACGTAGCTAGGTATGCGCCCTCTGAAATGCCAGGGCCGCGTCGACGGGAAAGACGGCGGGAGGTCCGTGGAGACGGCGCTCCGCGCGCACGGCGTCGAGGTGGTGATCTCGGTGATGGGCGGCGCCAACATCCTCGACCAGCTCGGCCTCATCAAAGCCATCCAAGCCGCCGGCACCGTCAAGGTACGCACGCGCGCACGCGCCAACACCTGCAAGTTTGTGTGTCCACTGCACTGTGACGTGCACGTAGCCACCTACACAcccgcatgcatgcataatggACCTGTATGCGCGGTGCGCACAACAGAGGTTTCTGCCGTCGGAGTTCGGGCACGACGTGGACAGGGCGCGCCCGGTGGGGGGCGGGGTGGGGTTCTACGAGGAGAAGCGGCGCgtccggcgggcggcggaggcggccggCGTGCCCTACACCTACATCTGCTGCAACTCCATCGCCGGCTGGCCATACTTCGACAACATGCACCCGTCCGAGGTGCGCCCGCCGCTCGACCGCTTCCAGATCTACGGCGATGGCACCGTCAGAGGTATACCCACGCCTTGCCTTTCTCTTTGTTCCTTTACCGTGACTCAGCGATTCTGTCTGCACTGCACAGCGTTCTTCGTGGCTGGAACTGACATTGGCAAGTTCACGGTCAAGGCCGCGTATGACGCCCGGAGTATCAACAAGGTCGTCCACTTCCGCCCCGCCTGCAATCTCCTCAGCACCAACGAGATGGCCTGCCTCTGGGAGAGCAAGATCGGCCGGACACTGCCGCGCGTCACGCTTAGCAAGGAGGACTTGCTCGCCATGGCTGCAGGTACCTACTCATGCAGCTTGAGATTCAACGTAATTTTGGCTTCAAAATCTGATTCATCTTATGCATTGCAGAGGACGTCATCCCGGAGAGCATCGTCGCTTCGCTGACGCACGACATCTTTATAAACGGCTGCCAGACCAACTTCGGCATCGACGGGTCGAGAGACGTTGAAGTATCGAGCCTTTACCCTGACATTCCCTTCAGAACAATTGACGAATGCTTCGACGACTACGCTCATGGCCTCCACCTGGAGGAAGAAGCTGAAGAGAGCAGCAAGAAAAGCAACGCGACGTTGGTGGAGAGATTGGCAGTTTATCCTACGTGTGCTTAGATCAGATCGACAAGAGTGCAACCCGGCAACGTTTGTCTCGCTTTGTTTTTCTAGTTTGAGGCCTGTTTGGATTATCGTTTTCCTTATAAATGTACCCGTAAAAAATATacgtctccccccccccccccccccccccccccccccgccgttTTGTTTCCAGCCGAAAATTGATCTTGGCCGTTAAGggatgtacaatggttgataacaGTGTCTTATCTTACACTTGCCATGATAATCTAAAGATGGTAATAAAGCATGACGTACAATGGGTATGGGTTATTTAGGGCTTTGCTACACGTACCTTAGGTAGCTTACGTACTGGCTGACTTGGGCTAATCTGGCTGGAAGGAAAATTAGGCCCAGGACTGTGAaactctgtgtgtgtgtgtgtgtgctggGGCATTATTGGGTTGTCTATTACTCTTATCTTACTAATATCCCTAAATATGTAATGAGAGATTTGTTGCTAGATCATCTCTTAATTAAAAAAGGACGATctttttcttttcattttctATCTTCTTCAGCACAATTCATCCCATGTGACGCTCCTAAGATAATTATGTTGGAATGCACCCATTCAGCCGACAGCCCCATGTGAGTTGATTTTCTCTCATGTAGCTCCATTTGTAACTAACAGGCCTAGTCGACCTGTTATGTCGTTGGCCCAGAGACCACTGCAACCCAGAAGTTAAGTGAGTTATTTGAAGTATTCTTTTCTTCAACTGTCTGCCAATAATTCTCTTGGCTCAAAATTTGATCAAACTTCGAAATTGCAGCTAGCCAAATAGAGAAGTTAAGTGAACAATATGAAACAACACCAGAAAGTTAAGCAACACTATGGGCAGCAGTAGTAACAAATGTTGGTTCTATAAATCACCCTCGAAGGCCATTAGTATGAATAAGAATACATATGGAAACGATACAAACGAATGAACGGATGGAAATTAAAATATAAGCCAGAAAATAGACTCTGGGAGGTGGCTTTGGAGGTTGGTTGCCAGTCGTCCTGCTACTCGGTCATTTCGAGTTAGTGTTGCCCGCGTCCACCCACCCTTTTGCGCGTGCGGCATTTGGCTCTGTTCAAGCTCCCAGACACGCGCTTTTTTTAGTAGGTATGGTTCAGACACCCATCCTTTCGGTCCGGGAGTGGCCTAACCACCCTTACTAGCTAGACATGCATTGGTTGTCTGTGTCAGGTCCACACCATCACTTAAGCAATGCTATGTGCAGCACGCCTAACGATAGTTCACCTAAATTTCCAGTTTATGTTTGTTGTTTCGCTTCTTTGTTGTAGTTGGTATTTTCATCGTTGGGTGCAGTTGATCTCTTCAAATAATTAACTTAACTTCTATTTTATGTTTCAAACAGTTCACTTAACTTTCGAACCACCGATGATTTTTCTAGGCCACTGTTCTCCGCCCGCGGCCTCTTCACTTTGCTATGGTTATAATGTGCAGCTAGCCATCCACCAAAGAAAAAGCCTGCATGCCGCTACACGGATAGAACAAGTAGGACATATTAGGTCGTTCACACGTGTGATCCATCGTGTTACTCGTGCGAAAACTAATCGAAGTAAAAAAAAAACTAAGCAACATGTTCTATCAATGATCTGCAAAGGGTACCTGGTTCCTTCAATAATATAAATGAACACAAACATGACGGTACCAAGAAGCATATGTATAACCATACTAAAAACATACTCATACCATAACCAATGCTATTCGTCcatgtcatattgctttgcatatTCGTACATGATGTCATCCGGTCAGGTTCTGTGATGGCATGAGTACGAGTATTGAAAGTCAGCCTATACCAACCAGCTAGCCCTGATAGGGTACAACAGACGGGTGGACTGCCTTGGCTTTACCGTGAAGGCCCCATCGACTTCCTTCACCGGAACAACTGCTAGCAATACTCATACCACCCCCACGGGCAGGGCTGTCAGCCGGAGCATCCGAGCACGCCGCACTCAAAAATTGTGGGGCAAACTTACATCACGCTCATGTTCGCACAGGTCGAAGACGGAGCATGCGAtggttagatttttttttttttttttggaaaaggggactctccggcctctgcatcaggtCGATGCATACAGCCACTTAGATAAATAAAAATAGGTTCAACAATGTCGAATAGTTGTAAAAGAAAGCAACGTCGAGCTCACATAGACCTCGACACGAAAACAAAAAAGTCATAAAGTCACAACCGGCTGGCAGAAATAAAGGTAggaaaactaattgcctatcctattacatgaccgccatccaaaccgatagaagatatcccgtgctaccatctcccaccggacagatccagtaaccaaacgctccctggcctccgtcggagtgagtagggaccacatacggatcaacaCCGTAGCACGGAATACAACTTGCAAAAAATGAATAGTAGTTATTCTGTTAAaagccaaatcatttctgcagttccaaatTGCCCATAACAACGCACAAACTCCTACACGAATGTGTCTAGCTGTAACGGACTCTACCCCATCcagccacgttccaaataacgaCCCGACCGAACTCGGAGGAGTAATGTTAAAAGCAATTTGCACGGAGCGCCACAAAATTCTTGCCAACGGGCATGCGATGGTTAGAATACAATGTGTATGCTAAGCATCCAACAATTGTTCGAGTCGGCCTATCATTGTTCGGCGGAACAACCATTTGTTGGGTATCCACGTACGACACGACAACGTTAAGCTCAAAAGCTGGCTAAATGTCTCAGCTTGAAATACATGAATGACCCGTTGGGACCGTGGCGCACAAGCCTATCGCAACCAAGAAGGCAAGCAACCTATGAACTATGATGACAATAGAAACAAGCACTCTTGGATCCATGGGAGCTCTTTTTTGTGCTGGTCGCGCCTAGCCACGACGCCCGTGTGAGAAAGGTCGAACAAAATGACTCAAAATTATCCTTACATGGGGGTTTCAAGGTGAAGGAGCACACGATTTTCAGCTATCAAATGACCGCAAAGGCGGGCGACCCTTCTTTGATGGTAAATTTACCATCAagtgttagaaatatgccctagaggcaataatatttgtATTATGGTATTTCCATATTCATAATTATAGAGTTTATATTTTATACTATAACtactatgatcctggaatatgtgatttagtggaaaactcatatgcatgtgtggaatgataaacggcTAAATAAAAGGTTCTTAGTCAAGTGGCAACGTGGCGGGGCGAGGTTGGTGGAATCCGGCGGCTCGGGTGGCGGCGCGGCCGCTGGCTGCATGCCAAGTGGCGAGGTGGGGGTTGGCCGCTCGAAAATTGAGGGGGTGGCAGCAACTATAGGTAGGAGAAGGGTTAGGCTAGGGTTCCGAAAATGGAAGTGAGGCAGGGCTTAAATAGGCAGGGGTCTAGGTTTGGGGGATTTGAGGCTGATTTGGACCCTCCGGTCGCAATCGGACGGTTACGGGCAGAGGGGGTGTTTGTTGGGCTAAGTGGGTTGTGTAGAGGGATCATGGCTGAGATGAAAGGGAAGACGAGCGCCCGACACAAGATTTTAATACCGAAAATGTCTGACGATTAAACCGGCAACGGTGCTACACAAGTTTAATGGTTGGGTATTAAACGACCTCTTAATGCAACAAAATTTTACAGGCGGTCTACTTACAAAATAACAAGACCACACGTCAACTTTcaacccattccgagaacgtttttatTCCCACTTAGAACATAATTATTAGATGAAATCGTGGGCTCGTGCAAGTGTGGTTGGCCTCGGAACGGTCAATAAAAGGCAACAGGAGAAAcggcaactacgaacggatgcaagttttggaaAATGATGGCAAAggagtgccgatgcaatgtgaatgatgcgatgatgaatgcaacaaacaaataattaACACGACTATCATGAAAAACATGATAGGCATCTCGAGCGTCGGTCTCGGGCTGTTACACTGTAGTAGTGGTTACCAGCCTCTTCATAGTGTTCTTGTGTAATCATGTAGCATAATTTTTTGTTGCATAACACGTCCCTCTACAGTCAAAGGGTTTAAGTGGTGTTATTGAAGTCTTATCGTCCATCCATAAAAATGTCGGCGCTTTTCGCTTATTTATCAAAAAAATCCGCAAGTGGCAGCAAAGGCTTGAACACTTGAGAACTACCTCGGTTGGATGTGGTCCGTCAGCAGAGGAAATGGTCATGACAATGTAGTTGAAAGAAGCTTTATGTCAATAGGAAGTATTCGCGTGTGCAATGATTGCACAAGGGGTTGTAATACTGGTTATTTTCAAGCCCAAGTAGTGCAAAGAAAAAGAATGAACCGAATCACTACTCTCCATAGAAGAGATATTCTATTTGTGTTGGTCTGGATGATGTAAGGGGAAAAATTCTCAATTTCTACAAGCCTTTGTATCACTCACAAGGTTTTAATGAGATGCACAAACTTTTAGATGTTGTCACTCCTCGCGTCTCAGAGCCTATGAATGAACTTCTCGGAAAAGTTCCTGCGGTCGAGGAGGTGAAGAAAGCATTGTCTGACATGGCACCGTCAAAGACTCCGGGAGTTGATGGTTATCCTGCTAGTTTCTACCAGCATCACTGGGATATTCTAGGGGCTGATCTTGAGGCTGCCCTGTTGGAATTCTTGATTGGAGGGGAGTTACCGTTGGGACTTACTGATATTGTCGTCACATTAATCCCAAAGGCCTGTAATCCTCAAATGATTTCACAGTATCGTACTATTGCCTTATG
This genomic window from Aegilops tauschii subsp. strangulata cultivar AL8/78 chromosome 4, Aet v6.0, whole genome shotgun sequence contains:
- the LOC141021430 gene encoding uncharacterized protein, whose protein sequence is MESNCRKHPAGPQLPPAPAPQQHEEQEREIGAAAPEPVVQYTPPEPLMPSPPSVNGANVSASTSSVWATSQSLLGSMFAPSSVAQAPQYPECALAAKPPLLCLATDAASAQFSAPAADRQQQLPPPSPSPSAHMSAMALLQKAVQMGATSSSSSFLRGLGLDISSSSSSASTSSGQHQQQQHHH
- the LOC109751108 gene encoding leucoanthocyanidin reductase-like yields the protein MPPCEEEEVPRSGPALIVGATGYIGRFVAEACLDSGRRTFILVRPGNACPARAASVDALLRKGALVVEGRVDGKDGGRSVETALRAHGVEVVISVMGGANILDQLGLIKAIQAAGTVKRFLPSEFGHDVDRARPVGGGVGFYEEKRRVRRAAEAAGVPYTYICCNSIAGWPYFDNMHPSEVRPPLDRFQIYGDGTVRAFFVAGTDIGKFTVKAAYDARSINKVVHFRPACNLLSTNEMACLWESKIGRTLPRVTLSKEDLLAMAAEDVIPESIVASLTHDIFINGCQTNFGIDGSRDVEVSSLYPDIPFRTIDECFDDYAHGLHLEEEAEESSKKSNATLVERLAVYPTCA